The uncultured Dysgonomonas sp. genome contains the following window.
AAAGAACGTATCGGCGACATACAGCACATTGCTATCAACCAAATATGCATATGACTATATACACTACATAGCCGGCCCTTATCCCGGCCCCGAACTGGATAATAAATATATGCTCCATGAAGCCTATCTCTCGTCTGCCAATTTGTTCAATATATTACCTTTTTGGAGCGCCAATGTTTCTGCCGATTTTATGTGGAATAAGATGAACTCCAATATGCGGGAATTTATTTATCCACAACGTTATTCCGGATGGGTAGCTGCTGCGACGTCTCTCTATTTCGACCGTTTCAAATTGCAGGCCAGCTTATTGGCTTCTTACATCCATGACAATACCAAAGAAGAGAAAAAAGAGATACAGCGCGATTGGGATAAATATACCCCGGCTATCATTGCTTCGTGGCAACCGTTCGATGCCCATGATTTTCATCTGAGAGCCTTTTATAAAGACATTTTCCGTATGCCTACCTTCAGCGAAATGCATCTCGCGTACATGGGCAGCTTATCTTCTTTTCTTAAACCCGAATATACAAAACAATACAATATCGGGATAACCTATTCACATCCCGTTACCCGCTCTTTAAATATAGGAGGGCAGGTCGACGCCTATCATAACAGAATAACCGATAAGCTGGTTGCGATTCCCGGTGGAGTCAATTTCAGGTGGACGATGAAAAACATCGGGTTAGTAAAGATCAACGGACTCGATGCCGCTTTATTCGGAAATATACAACATGGTAGAAATCTATCTGTCGATATACGGTTAAATTATACATATCAGCAAGCTCAGGATTATTCCGATCCCGAAGAACCTGCTACCTACAAAGGACAAATAGCATATATCCCGTGGCACAGCGGTTCAGCCATCATCGGCACAACATATAAGACTTGGAATTTCAATTACAGCTTTATATATACAGGCAAACGTTACGACGGAAGCGCCAATATCGTGGAGAACCGCATAAAGGAATGGTATACGCACGATCTTTCATTGAGTAAATCACTCAACTGGAAAGGAACGGATTTCCGGTTAACCGCTGAGGTTAACAATCTTTTCAATCAGCAATACGAAGTTGTGTTACGCTATCCCATGCCGGGAACAAATTTCAAATTCATACTAAATGTAATCCTATAGAAACCCAATTATAAACAATGCAAAAATGAGAAACATCAGATTATTTTTCCTGACTCCGATACTGGCGTTATCTATACTGGCTGGTATCTCTTCGTGCCGGAGCGATGATGATGACATCAATCCCCCTACCGAAACGGAAGTTACACCCGGTGAAAAAGGACCCGTCGAGGGCTTTTATTTATTGAATGAAGCAAATATGGGGAGCAATAAGTCATCCATTGATTATTTCGACTATGGATCCGGCACATATTTCAAAAACATTTATCCTACAATAAACCCCACAGTGGTAAAAGAACTGGGAGATGTAGGCAACGATATCCAGATTTACGGTAATAAGTTATATGCTGTTGTCAATGTTTCAGGATATGTGGAAGTTATGAACAAAATAACCGGAAGGCACGAAAATGAAATCGTGGTAAAGAACTGCCGGTATATTGTATTTGATAAAGGATACGCATATATCAGTTCCTATGATGCTGAAGTTAAAATCACACCTGATGCGCCGATAGGCTGTGTTGTGAAAGTGGACACGGCAACAATGAAAGAGGTAGGGCGGTGTATCGTAGGATATCAGCCCGAGGAAATGGTAATAAGGGATAATAAGTTATATGTGGCCAACTCAGGCGGATACCGTGTGCCAAACTATGACAATACAGTTTCTGTCGTTGACCTGAATACATTTACGGAAACGAAAAAAATCATTGTAGGAATCAATCTCCACCGAATGGAGCTGGACAGTGACGACAACATATACGTCAGCTCGCGTGGAGACTATAAATACATCGGTTCCAATACCTATATCATTGGCAGGAACGACATGGTAATCAAGACACTGAACCTGCCATGCAGCAACATGACGGCAAGCGGAGATTCTATCTATATGTACAGTGTGGAATGGAGCCATATTACACAGAGCAATACTGTCTCGTATGCTATTGTAAATACAAAGACTCGAAACGTCGTTTCGCGCAACTTTATCACGGACGGAACGGAAAAAAGGATAAAAGTGCCGTATGGATTGGCTATCAACCCTGAGACAAAGGAAATATTCGTTACAGATGCCAAGGACTATACAAGCCCGGGCACCCTCTATTGCTTTAGCCCTGATGGTAAGAAGAAATGGGACGTGATAACCGGCGATATACCCGCACATATCGTATTTACCAGAAAGAAATTGGAGAATGAAAATATTAAAAAACAAAACTAATTTATCAAATAATAACACTATGAGAAATTTAAAACATCTGATTTTTCTGCTTCTGTCAGTTTATTTGATTTGTTCGTTATCGTCCTGTTCGAGCGACGATGACAACAATGAACTGACTGGTGATCCCACGATTACATTCGGGATGGAGGAATACAAGGTAAAGATTGGCAGGGATCTTGCCATCGAAGCTAATGTAGAAAATGCTGTAAATCCAATGTATTCATGGAAGCTGGAAGGCAGGATTATTTCTGTTGATCCGGAATTAATTTTTAATCAAAACGATGCAGGAGAGTATTTTGTAACTCTCAGGATAGATGCCGAAAATGGTACGGTGGAAAAGCAAATTAAAATATCCGTACAGGATAAATTGCCTCCCGAGATCAACGTGTCATCTTCCATTATAGCCTATTCGGGAAAGGATACGGAAATTTCGGCAGAAGTGCTTTATGCCGAAGATGCAACATATGTATGGAGACTGGACGGTAAAATTGTCTCCGAAAGTAAAACATACGTTTTTAACCAGACAAAACTTGGTGCACAGACACTTTCCCTAAAAGTCAGCAATGAAGACGGAACAGATATGCAGGTAATCACGGTTACCACACTGCCCGAGCCTACTCCTGAACTATTCTTCGAT
Protein-coding sequences here:
- a CDS encoding TonB-dependent receptor plug domain-containing protein, translated to MSFSKSKKRILIIILSNVCLISFAQNKLDSIQLLNEVVVSARVIQTEIVPVQTLSGTLLENLSAHSVADAMRYFSGVQLKDYGGVGGLKTVNIRSMGSQHVGVFYDGIEIGNPQNGVVDLGRFSLDNMEAISLYNGQKSAIFQPAKDYASASSIYMTTKSPEFRQGRRYGLKAAFKTGAFDLVNPSVLWHQKLSENVSGSLNAEYIHSSGRYKFKRAVVNNMDDRGGYDTTEVRKNGDINVFRIEHALFGKIKDGEWKTRSYFYTSERGYPGADIKKPDVYAHEDRQWDKNFFFQSSLKKNVSATYSTLLSTKYAYDYIHYIAGPYPGPELDNKYMLHEAYLSSANLFNILPFWSANVSADFMWNKMNSNMREFIYPQRYSGWVAAATSLYFDRFKLQASLLASYIHDNTKEEKKEIQRDWDKYTPAIIASWQPFDAHDFHLRAFYKDIFRMPTFSEMHLAYMGSLSSFLKPEYTKQYNIGITYSHPVTRSLNIGGQVDAYHNRITDKLVAIPGGVNFRWTMKNIGLVKINGLDAALFGNIQHGRNLSVDIRLNYTYQQAQDYSDPEEPATYKGQIAYIPWHSGSAIIGTTYKTWNFNYSFIYTGKRYDGSANIVENRIKEWYTHDLSLSKSLNWKGTDFRLTAEVNNLFNQQYEVVLRYPMPGTNFKFILNVIL
- a CDS encoding DUF5074 domain-containing protein is translated as MRNIRLFFLTPILALSILAGISSCRSDDDDINPPTETEVTPGEKGPVEGFYLLNEANMGSNKSSIDYFDYGSGTYFKNIYPTINPTVVKELGDVGNDIQIYGNKLYAVVNVSGYVEVMNKITGRHENEIVVKNCRYIVFDKGYAYISSYDAEVKITPDAPIGCVVKVDTATMKEVGRCIVGYQPEEMVIRDNKLYVANSGGYRVPNYDNTVSVVDLNTFTETKKIIVGINLHRMELDSDDNIYVSSRGDYKYIGSNTYIIGRNDMVIKTLNLPCSNMTASGDSIYMYSVEWSHITQSNTVSYAIVNTKTRNVVSRNFITDGTEKRIKVPYGLAINPETKEIFVTDAKDYTSPGTLYCFSPDGKKKWDVITGDIPAHIVFTRKKLENENIKKQN